Below is a genomic region from Brassica rapa cultivar Chiifu-401-42 chromosome A08, CAAS_Brap_v3.01, whole genome shotgun sequence.
TAGTCTCCTCCTCGCTCTTGTGATTTGGATAGATATGATGTTCATTTGATTTTGAATTGACATATATTGGTTAAGTTATGCACAATGCTTTATTGTGTTTCTAGAACGAGGATACTATTTTGTTACTTCTCCTCATCCAAATAGACCAGATTAATATTTCTTTGTTTCCTAACTATGCTTCAAGACAAGAAACAGATGCATATGTCTactctttttcttgttttctggTAAGAGAAACTTCAAGACTTATGTGTTCTGGTTTCCCATCCATGGTCTTCCTCACTACGGCAAGGTGATCACCAACCAAAGTCGTTGAAAGATGGGGATAACCAGACAAAGTCACTGAAAAAGGATCGGTGGAACACTTGTAACTTATGTAGAAGATTGCATTATCTGCTTTAAGCTTCTCACGCGCCTCGGTTGTGTAATCTTCAAGAGTTTCCACAACAACCTTGTTGAGCTCCAAGGGTAagtaagcatccaaacactgcAATTACATGTGTAAGAGAACAACAAGTTTGTTcaatttgttctttaaagagataAGAGGAgttgcaaaaaaagaaaagtacaTACACGATCTGATTTGGAGAAGAAGGCGACTTCCATGAGAAGTTGAAGCCAGTCATTGTCATGCAGCTCTGATTCAGGCACCTGGGAATGAATGAAGGTTAACTATAACTAGAGAAAACTAAAACATacacaagttaaaaaaaaaactccaagaATGGATCGGATCATCTGATGTTTATTACCACGTAATACTTCTTACTGTCACGTTCCAAGGCTTCATCAGAAAACCATTTGGGCAGTGGACCTTTGTAGAAGTCAGGTACCGTGTCCTCGTCCCATTCATAATCCACTTTCAGAGGCTTGTCCCCTGATCTCTAAAACAGTTAGTTTTGATCTTTTCATAAAAACACAGTTAGTTAGTTAGTCCTGAATAGGTCTTACTTGGAGGAGTGAATCTGGAGACTATGTTGCACAAGAGAAGTCTGACACCCAATGGACTCCGACGTCCTTGGTCGCGTAACAGCGTCTGAAAAGAGAAGACAGAGCCGATGTCCGGATCCACTGCGTCCAAAGTCACGTAGAAGTCCATGGATCCAGCATCCCACGAACTATGTTTCTCCCAGCGTTTAAACTTAAAGTTTGTTCCCTAAACTTAATGATCAGTAGTTAAGTTAGTTAAATGGATGATGAGtaagttagttagttagttagttttaCCTTTTGAAGATTGTGGCATTGGAGTCCAATCCTACCATAGAGACCGATATCATAGTCATCTCCCCACTCGGGCTCAATTAATGTAGGCGTATCGCTGTTGAAATCCAGATCAAATCCCTAACAAAATTTTTACTTGTTCCGATAAGAATTCAAAAACCATATCATGAGGCGGAATCTCGGGAGAGTTACTTACAAAGGCCCTTCCACAACGTTCCATCCTTAGCCAGCGAGGTACTCGTAATCGTTCCTGTAGCTGTTCTTCTACGGATTTTTCACACGTTCGCACCAGCTTTGCCTTTGGGGATGTTGTTGGTAGACTCCCCGACTCACTTGTTTCTTGTTTAGCCATACCCTCCTCCATTAATTTGACAACCAACAACCTTAAGGTCTAAACTGATGATTCacgcggtggtggtggtggcgccTAAATTAATGACTGGAAAGATATTTATATCCTCAAAATAAGTTGggcattttttttctccatCATCTGTAATGTCTATTGGGCTTTCCATTCGAATAAAACACCTAATGGATTCagtcttattttatatgataaaattCCTTCCACGTTAAAATTGTTACATGAAGATGAGGATCAGACGATTGGGAAAACCCCTCCTCCCTTTTTTTGTGCACTGCCTTTACGTTTGCTTTTTATTCGGATAAgtgatatttctttttaaaccagtttattaaaacattatgtatactagattttttaaccgcgctacacgcggataagatattatatgtatttctcaattctaaaaaaataatgtataatattatattacattatttaaagaatataaaataagactacataacataaatatatttttaaaattttctttgtggaaatcattatgttgtttgatttttgtactttattcacatatttgcatagttatttgtgatagatgaatatattttaattatcagtaaataatatatatttattatataatataagaaaaataaaattatttacttttaaaacaaacttgtctcatgttgaggactcggttatagacatatcatattcgaaggagacatttttacaattattaatcttcttaacagtcaagaaacaaatctgaatatcaaaacaatatgtcatacgatctctttgtggaataaatgctctgaagaaattcaatttaggcatcaaaaaggactggaaatggatgtgcagatgttttatctaagtcagttttacaaaatactattcatagttcatatatcatttatgtccatccttttttttgtccatcatttcttaaacatcttgaaataactgatgttaattaataataaacttttggctggcaaaaaaaattaattttatctaattatcgcttaatttttttaactgatatatatgtatttctcaatttctaaaaaaataatgtataatattgtattacattatttaaaaaatataaaataagactacctaacataaatatattttttaaattttctttgtggaaatcattatgttgtttgattgttgtacttgattcacatatttgcatagatatttgtgatagatgaataactatatttttattgtcagtaaataatatatatttattatataatataagaaaaatgaaattatttactttttaaacaaagttatctcatgttggggattcggttatagacatataatatttgaatgagatatttttacagttatcaatcttcttaacaatgaagaaacaaatctgaatatcaaaacaatatttcatacgatctctttatggaataactactctgaaaaaattgaatttaggcatcaaaaaagactgaaaatgatgtgcagatgtgttatctaagtcagctttacaaagtactattattcatagttcatatatcatttaagtccatcctttcttaacaatcttgaaataactgatgctaattaataataaatttttggatgaaaaaaaaaatcaaatttgtctaattttgttaattttagagttttttgtatttaatattttttccatattaagcttatatttctttcacataatatgtatatgtcataaaaattaccatcaaatcagttttacttatttattattttgtttttaatgaaaacacactttttaaataatttaatttaaaataaaattatatattaatttgttgtattctaacaatttgattgatttaattaatttgctttggtggataacttaaaaagttttcatatgaatcgggaaaagcaagcttatgttgttatattatatttatttgtgtatatggaatctatatataatgctagtgtaataaaaaaataacattatttttttgtaacttcaaaaagatacattattacaatttgaaattattcaaaattgaataaaatggtaattaaataaatataattgttttttttatcttgtttagattgattctcatgaaaagaaatcgataggttaaacaaatgcttcaaaatttgttgtgttattgttttgtctataaattacaaaatttattgaattgatatatttaattattgcatccttaaataatattttattaaaacattagagaactgtgttttgagttgttttgtcaaaattgtacaaaaatctatgcttttttatatttgtcacgaaaatttatatgttaaactttcttttacaaaattcttaactttgtcacgaaaacaaaaatctatgtttttcatatttgtcaatgttctcacactttcaaataatatatagcttagtcacttacttattttttttgtacaaaacaaagtatcggagtcttgaaagttgaatccatattattgtaaatgtacataaatgtttgtgattacatatttagtgattcttgtatatgtatccaagaaagtttcaatggcttagtggtgtATGtcttatatttatgtcatattaacccgggttcgatcctttcctttgcattcttttttttattttttacgaaaaaatgaatgagatgacgtggcaacttcggactatctgattggacgattttttatgcctacgtggacactctaagaggaggttatatctcccttttagtatagtatagatgtttATAGAGTTATATTTAACTAAGCATAAAGTTTAGATTTGAGGGATGTGGTttaagattttaataaataaataaatactaaaattttaaaataaaatttctaaaactagtttaaaaaataaaattttgatttcaaaataaaattttgaaaaaatatatttataaatctataaaataaagaTAGAATGGTCTTTTGCCTCTTTAATAAAGttcatattttagtatttataaaaatatatcttttgtgATAACATGAAAAAGTAATACAAAACATGAGATAAAAGTAGAATTTCTCCattttaaattatgttaaactttttgcggttttgaagTCGCAATTTTTTGTTTTGCAATATTGTTCAAACTTTAATTGGCATCAGGGGCGGATCGGGTACTCGTGGAGTCACGTGGCCCCTCACTTATTATACTCGATAAATTTGTTGTGTAAGGTAAGCTGGTCGAGTAGGTTAGTGGTTTTCATTGTGCATGGGTAATCTTTGGACTAAAGGGTACTATTTGCTATGcgtacaatttttttattcttcaattttaatttatatattaatataattttttggatcaaaaaaaaaaatattaatataactttTATGTTTTACCATTTGTGTTATGTAGGTTCGCTAGACTATGGTCAGCCTATAGTTTAgaaatttcttttattattaaCTAGATGTTTTGCTCGTACATGTGGACttaaattttacaaatatatattagtttataatttattgatttaaaaatcagcatgataacttattatttatatttttaaaaaaattaaattcaacattaaattatatatatatatatataaatatatgacgtaaatttaattaaaatatatatatttattattatgctgaaattttaaaagaaaacattcacatattaaaaatattttagtaaatatatttatacaaattttgttgattaatatttaattctaaattttttatttgttattttctaactttataattgaaaaaataaattttaagataacaacacaatatataagaattatcttatttaaaaaaattaatattatgaatcaaaattcttttttaattatataattaattatatataaaattcattaagagtAACAATGACTTTAATcacttaattattattaatagttttatatcttattttaaattttataactgaaaatatattttaagataacagCACAagataaaaattatctttttgaaaaaaaaattaacattataaataaaaattcatttttgattatatagttaactatatataaattcattaagggtaatatagatattaaccgctctaacttttaacgtgagagttcCGTTgctaaaatttacttcgcaaataataatatagatattactttttttttaacaagaaacatcttttatacataaCCTTGTTTTGTCTATGCATCTAATAAAACACTATTTTTTCTTTCCTCTTTTCTTTGAAAATATTTCATAACTCTATTTAAGTTTTATACTagtttgtattatatatt
It encodes:
- the LOC103834700 gene encoding UPF0725 protein At5g63820, encoding MEEGMAKQETSESGSLPTTSPKAKLVRTCEKSVEEQLQERLRVPRWLRMERCGRAFGFDLDFNSDTPTLIEPEWGDDYDIGLYGRIGLQCHNLQKGTNFKFKRWEKHSSWDAGSMDFYVTLDAVDPDIGSVFSFQTLLRDQGRRSPLGVRLLLCNIVSRFTPPRDKPLKVDYEWDEDTVPDFYKGPLPKWFSDEALERDSKKYYVVPESELHDNDWLQLLMEVAFFSKSDRCLDAYLPLELNKVVVETLEDYTTEAREKLKADNAIFYISYKCSTDPFSVTLSGYPHLSTTLVGDHLAVVRKTMDGKPEHISLEVSLTRKQEKE